A window from Roseofilum capinflatum BLCC-M114 encodes these proteins:
- a CDS encoding DUF1772 domain-containing protein → MPIEGFFQITLILATFLCSLVAGFLLAFAIVVMPGITQLSDREFIRAFQVIDGIIQNNQPVFVFLWLGSILFLVASGILSLGQLDSVGYLLIIFAVLTYILGVQLPTFTINIPLNKQLQALKLDEMDEATYQSARLDFEPRWNQWNLTRTPLACFVSALLIILLFRL, encoded by the coding sequence ATGCCAATCGAAGGTTTTTTTCAAATTACATTGATACTAGCTACATTTTTATGTTCTCTGGTGGCTGGCTTCCTCCTGGCATTTGCGATCGTCGTCATGCCAGGGATAACACAATTAAGCGATCGCGAATTTATTCGAGCCTTTCAAGTCATCGATGGCATTATCCAAAATAATCAGCCCGTTTTTGTCTTCCTTTGGCTCGGTTCCATCCTCTTTTTAGTCGCGTCCGGTATCCTGAGTCTGGGACAATTGGATAGCGTTGGGTATCTTCTCATCATCTTTGCCGTACTGACTTATATTCTTGGTGTCCAGTTACCGACATTCACGATTAACATCCCCCTGAATAAGCAATTGCAAGCGTTGAAGCTCGATGAGATGGATGAAGCCACCTACCAGTCCGCTCGTCTCGACTTTGAACCCCGTTGGAATCAATGGAACTTAACCCGAACACCTCTAGCCTGTTTCGTCTCGGCACTGTTAATCATTCTTCTCTTCAGACTTTAA
- a CDS encoding FAD-dependent hydroxylase yields the protein MIAAAPLTAQPSVHPHPTYKTDIAIVGAGIVGATLACALKDSGLSITLIEAQPQEKAASKRQAYALTLMSGKIFDRLGVWQEILPQIVTFDHIQISDANQWVVDLTPADLGMDHLGYVGEHRVILTALQQQINQSPQIQWVCPAQVQEVKYFDDFAQIWVNSAEHEEPMVIQSRLVVATDGSKSAIRQGAQISTQGWRYWQSCVATTIKTEKPHNNVAFERFWYTGPMGVLPLPGNRVQVVWTSPHEQAEALQQLDEAEFLRRLEYRTAGILGRLELDGPRFVFPVQLMQCDRYVEHRLALAGDAAHCCHPVGGQGLNLGIRDAAALAEVIKTAHTQNQDIGQLENLKPYQQWRKPQNWMILGFTDFLDRTFSTDWLPVVWIRRLGLLFLQKFRIGRYLSLRLMTGLMGRAPEVN from the coding sequence ATGATCGCTGCTGCACCCCTGACAGCTCAACCCTCTGTTCACCCTCACCCCACCTACAAAACCGATATTGCCATTGTGGGAGCCGGCATTGTGGGGGCGACCTTAGCTTGTGCCCTAAAAGACTCTGGCTTAAGCATTACCCTAATTGAGGCTCAACCCCAAGAGAAAGCGGCCTCAAAGCGGCAAGCCTATGCCCTTACCTTGATGTCTGGCAAGATTTTTGATCGATTAGGGGTTTGGCAAGAAATCCTGCCTCAAATCGTCACCTTTGACCATATTCAGATCTCGGATGCCAATCAATGGGTAGTGGATTTAACCCCGGCAGATTTGGGCATGGATCATCTGGGTTATGTGGGGGAGCATCGGGTAATTTTAACGGCGCTACAACAGCAAATTAATCAATCCCCTCAGATTCAGTGGGTGTGTCCCGCACAGGTGCAAGAGGTGAAATATTTTGACGATTTTGCCCAGATTTGGGTCAACTCTGCCGAACATGAGGAACCGATGGTGATTCAGAGTCGCTTGGTTGTGGCAACTGATGGCTCTAAATCTGCCATTCGCCAAGGGGCCCAAATTTCGACCCAAGGATGGCGCTACTGGCAGTCTTGCGTGGCAACCACGATTAAAACGGAAAAACCCCACAATAATGTGGCCTTTGAACGGTTTTGGTATACCGGCCCCATGGGGGTTTTGCCCTTGCCGGGAAATCGGGTACAGGTGGTTTGGACATCTCCCCACGAACAAGCTGAAGCTCTGCAACAGTTGGATGAGGCGGAGTTTTTGCGTCGCTTAGAATATCGGACGGCGGGTATTTTAGGACGGTTAGAGCTTGATGGGCCTCGGTTTGTGTTTCCGGTACAATTAATGCAGTGCGATCGCTACGTCGAGCATCGTCTTGCCCTGGCTGGAGATGCCGCCCATTGTTGCCATCCCGTCGGAGGACAAGGCCTCAATTTAGGCATTCGTGATGCTGCTGCTTTAGCCGAAGTCATCAAAACCGCCCATACTCAAAACCAAGATATCGGCCAATTAGAGAACCTCAAACCCTATCAACAGTGGCGCAAACCTCAAAACTGGATGATTCTCGGTTTTACCGATTTCTTAGACCGCACATTTTCCACCGACTGGTTACCCGTGGTTTGGATACGCCGTTTAGGATTACTCTTCTTACAGAAGTTTCGCATCGGTCGTTATCTTTCCCTTAGATTGATGACCGGTTTAATGGGACGCGCTCCAGAGGTCAATTAA
- a CDS encoding ABC transporter ATP-binding protein, whose protein sequence is MAQSNLQKLGSYLRPHWKSASLGIFALLIVNAVGVYLPLLIRDGVNNLQVTFSTQTVVSTVLWLLVLASIMWAIRMVSRILLFGVGRQVEFDLKQAIFGHFLRLDSGYFATHTVGDLINRATSDVDNIRRLLGFAVLSLANTLFAYVLTLPVMLSIHLRLSVLAIAVYPLMLFAVQIFSNRLRKEQQDVQEELSRVSDLIQEDMSGISLIKIYAQEDNERQAFRQFNHQLLGANLKLARTRNFLFPLVEALASLSLLVILWMGTQEIARGSITIGDFLALLLYVERLVFPTALLGFTISAYQRGEVSINRIEEILKVQPKIKNESQSLEIKTAAKGQLVARHLSYTYPGSSTPALNNINFTIHPGETIAIVGPIGSGKSTLAKALPRLLPIPQGRVFLDSYDITKLNLADLRSAIAFVPQDSFLFSTTIKNNVRYGDPLAEQFRVEGAATVAQIHPEILNFPQHYETLVGERGITLSGGQRQRSALARALLIDAPVLILDDCLSSVDNQTATGILRNLSTGTRKKTVLFISHQLSAAATADRLFVMERGCIVQVGTHRELIEQEGLYQTLWNKQQFEELLK, encoded by the coding sequence ATGGCTCAATCGAATTTACAAAAACTCGGATCTTACCTGCGTCCCCATTGGAAATCAGCCAGCTTAGGTATTTTTGCTCTTTTGATTGTCAATGCTGTGGGGGTTTATCTTCCTCTGCTGATTCGGGATGGGGTGAATAATCTACAGGTGACGTTTAGCACCCAAACGGTGGTAAGTACGGTGCTGTGGTTATTGGTGTTAGCCTCGATCATGTGGGCCATTCGCATGGTTTCGCGGATTCTGTTGTTTGGGGTGGGTCGTCAGGTAGAGTTTGACCTCAAACAAGCGATATTCGGGCATTTCCTGCGCCTAGATTCGGGGTATTTTGCCACGCATACGGTGGGGGACTTGATTAACCGAGCGACCTCGGATGTGGATAATATTCGCCGTCTGCTGGGGTTTGCCGTGTTGAGTTTGGCCAATACGCTGTTTGCCTATGTGCTGACGTTGCCGGTGATGTTATCGATTCATTTGCGTTTAAGTGTGTTGGCGATCGCCGTTTATCCGTTAATGTTATTCGCCGTCCAGATTTTCAGCAACCGACTCCGCAAGGAACAACAGGACGTACAGGAAGAACTCTCTCGTGTTAGCGATCTCATCCAAGAAGACATGAGTGGCATTTCTTTAATTAAGATTTATGCCCAAGAAGACAATGAACGGCAAGCCTTTCGCCAGTTCAACCATCAATTACTCGGCGCAAATCTGAAGTTAGCCAGAACTCGTAATTTTCTCTTTCCCTTAGTGGAAGCCTTAGCCTCCTTAAGTTTGCTGGTGATCTTGTGGATGGGAACTCAAGAAATTGCCAGAGGTTCGATCACGATTGGAGACTTTTTAGCCTTGCTGCTCTATGTGGAGCGCTTAGTCTTTCCCACTGCTTTATTAGGCTTTACCATTAGTGCCTATCAGCGCGGAGAAGTGAGCATTAACCGCATCGAAGAAATTCTCAAAGTACAACCCAAAATCAAAAATGAGTCCCAATCTCTAGAAATCAAAACTGCTGCTAAAGGTCAATTGGTGGCCCGTCACCTCAGCTATACCTATCCCGGCAGTTCGACTCCGGCGCTAAATAATATTAATTTTACCATTCATCCCGGTGAAACCATTGCCATTGTTGGCCCCATTGGTTCAGGCAAATCAACCCTAGCCAAAGCCCTACCCCGACTGTTGCCCATTCCCCAGGGTCGAGTGTTCCTGGATAGTTATGATATTACGAAGCTAAATTTAGCGGACTTGCGATCGGCGATCGCCTTTGTGCCTCAAGATAGTTTCTTGTTCAGTACGACGATTAAAAATAATGTGCGCTATGGTGACCCTCTGGCGGAACAATTCAGAGTTGAAGGGGCGGCAACGGTTGCCCAAATTCATCCAGAAATTCTCAATTTTCCTCAGCATTACGAGACTCTAGTCGGTGAGCGAGGGATTACCTTATCAGGAGGACAACGACAGCGATCGGCTTTAGCGCGAGCGTTGCTGATTGATGCGCCGGTGCTAATTTTAGATGATTGTTTATCGAGTGTTGATAATCAGACGGCAACCGGAATTTTAAGAAACTTGTCTACCGGCACGCGCAAAAAAACTGTATTGTTTATTTCTCATCAACTGTCGGCTGCGGCAACGGCCGATCGCCTCTTTGTCATGGAACGGGGGTGTATCGTACAAGTGGGAACCCATCGAGAACTGATCGAGCAAGAGGGACTCTATCAGACGTTGTGGAATAAACAACAGTTTGAGGAACTGCTGAAATAG
- a CDS encoding creatininase family protein, translated as MHSFIPPHRFFPYLTWTEIRDMPDKEKVVIVQPVGAIEQHGPHLPLIVDSAIATGVLGKALERLPEDIPVYALPPQYYGKSNEHIKFPGTVTLSAQTLLAVLKEVGESIYRAGFRKLVFLNAHGGQPEVINIIARDLHIQYPDLMVFPLFVWRVANASGELLKQQEHPDLSIHADLGETSLLLSLLPEQVHMERAVKEYPQGLPGADSSLSLEGKLPFAWATHELSQSGVFGDPTGATAEIGDRLLDSLAQSWAQVLQDVYNFSRA; from the coding sequence ATGCATAGCTTTATTCCTCCCCATCGCTTTTTCCCTTATCTAACCTGGACAGAAATTCGGGATATGCCGGATAAGGAGAAGGTCGTGATTGTGCAACCGGTAGGGGCAATTGAGCAACACGGGCCCCATTTACCCTTAATTGTAGATTCGGCGATCGCCACTGGAGTCTTAGGAAAAGCCCTAGAACGGCTCCCGGAGGATATCCCCGTCTATGCCCTACCGCCCCAATATTACGGCAAATCGAACGAACACATTAAGTTTCCCGGAACCGTTACCCTCAGCGCCCAAACCCTGCTTGCGGTACTCAAAGAAGTGGGAGAGAGCATCTATCGGGCGGGTTTTCGCAAACTGGTGTTTCTCAATGCCCATGGGGGACAACCGGAGGTGATTAATATTATCGCCCGCGATTTACATATCCAATACCCGGATCTGATGGTATTTCCCTTGTTTGTATGGCGGGTTGCGAATGCATCAGGGGAATTACTAAAACAACAAGAACATCCAGACCTGAGTATTCACGCAGATTTGGGAGAAACCAGCTTGTTGCTCTCCCTGCTTCCAGAGCAGGTGCATATGGAGCGAGCGGTTAAGGAGTATCCCCAAGGGTTACCGGGTGCAGATAGCTCACTGTCTTTGGAAGGCAAATTGCCCTTTGCTTGGGCAACCCATGAACTGAGCCAAAGTGGGGTATTTGGCGATCCGACGGGCGCAACGGCTGAAATCGGCGATCGCCTCCTAGACTCTCTGGCTCAAAGTTGGGCGCAGGTGCTGCAAGATGTCTATAATTTTTCTAGGGCATAG
- a CDS encoding phosphoadenylyl-sulfate reductase, with translation MTNLTATSGQVHTNLDLQELNRRFSHTHPLHIIGWCLQNFPTGLVQASIFNVDDMVITDMLYRYLCPEQKIPVLFVDTLYHFPETLAFVSEATACYDLDVKAYKMASLPTRKAFEKSYGKSLWERDLEKFATLTRREPLERGLKDLEAIAYLTGRRRDQMTSHHQIEILELDSMGRLKINPLACWRGRETWAYVYEHEVMYNPLHDQGYPYISDRPTTSLIPKPVEDETLKRWRGSHKTECGIRF, from the coding sequence ATGACCAATCTGACCGCAACTTCAGGCCAAGTTCACACCAACCTCGACTTACAGGAACTTAATCGCCGATTCAGTCATACCCATCCCTTGCATATCATTGGTTGGTGCTTGCAGAACTTTCCTACGGGCTTAGTACAGGCAAGTATTTTTAACGTCGATGATATGGTGATTACAGATATGCTGTATCGCTATCTGTGTCCAGAGCAAAAAATTCCGGTACTGTTTGTCGATACGTTATATCATTTTCCCGAAACTCTAGCCTTTGTCTCGGAAGCTACAGCCTGCTATGACCTAGATGTGAAGGCGTATAAAATGGCTAGTCTTCCCACACGCAAAGCTTTTGAAAAGTCCTACGGTAAAAGCTTATGGGAACGCGACTTAGAAAAATTTGCCACTCTCACCCGTCGAGAACCCTTGGAACGGGGGCTTAAGGATCTAGAAGCGATCGCCTATCTAACGGGAAGACGGCGCGATCAAATGACTAGCCATCATCAGATCGAGATCCTTGAACTTGATTCAATGGGACGGTTGAAAATTAATCCTCTCGCCTGCTGGCGAGGCCGGGAAACTTGGGCTTATGTATATGAACATGAGGTCATGTACAACCCTCTCCATGACCAAGGCTATCCCTATATCAGCGATCGCCCCACTACCTCCTTAATTCCCAAACCCGTTGAAGATGAAACCCTCAAACGGTGGAGAGGAAGCCATAAAACCGAATGTGGGATTCGGTTTTAA
- a CDS encoding peptidoglycan-binding protein, whose product MASNKPILQKGDGIYYPDLKEPVKYLQNLLKEAGVLKPTDPVDGLFGSITEQAVKAFQTKKGLRADGFVGPNTWTALESATPKKLRYPVLRKWDGITFTDLKDEVKILQELLKKANILPANSPVDGLFGDGTEAALKEFQRDNNLVADGVAGQKTWSMLAGEEVETYLPYGNLVLSIDLDKVIYSIPYPDVRSYAWDSIPLIIREAEAANVKDLGQIAYILATAEHESRLGKWMEEFASGWAYEYRSDLGNTQYGDGPRYKGRGFVQITGRRNYTDWSQRLGIDLVGNPSLAKDWEIAARILVIGMRDGTFTGYRLGHFISGSTRDFRGARRIINGLDRAGLIGAIAEEYYRVL is encoded by the coding sequence ATGGCCAGCAACAAGCCCATTTTACAAAAAGGTGACGGCATCTATTACCCCGACCTCAAAGAACCGGTTAAGTACCTGCAAAACCTGCTCAAGGAAGCGGGGGTACTCAAACCCACCGATCCAGTGGATGGTCTCTTTGGCTCGATTACCGAACAAGCGGTCAAAGCATTCCAGACCAAGAAAGGCTTAAGGGCCGATGGCTTTGTGGGCCCAAATACCTGGACAGCTCTGGAGTCGGCAACCCCGAAAAAACTGCGCTATCCCGTGTTACGCAAGTGGGATGGGATTACGTTTACAGATTTGAAGGATGAGGTCAAAATCCTGCAAGAGTTGCTGAAAAAGGCTAATATATTACCGGCCAACTCTCCGGTTGATGGTCTATTTGGCGATGGGACAGAAGCGGCACTCAAGGAATTCCAGAGAGACAATAATTTAGTGGCTGATGGGGTAGCAGGGCAAAAAACCTGGTCAATGTTAGCCGGTGAAGAGGTGGAAACCTATTTACCCTATGGCAATTTGGTCTTGTCTATCGATCTCGATAAGGTGATTTACTCGATTCCTTATCCTGATGTGCGCTCCTATGCTTGGGATTCGATTCCGTTGATTATCCGGGAAGCTGAGGCGGCGAATGTGAAAGATCTGGGACAGATTGCTTATATTTTGGCTACGGCCGAGCATGAATCCCGGTTAGGTAAATGGATGGAAGAGTTTGCCAGTGGTTGGGCTTATGAGTATCGCTCGGATTTGGGCAATACTCAATATGGAGATGGGCCTCGTTATAAGGGACGGGGGTTTGTACAAATTACGGGACGGCGCAATTATACGGACTGGTCTCAACGGTTGGGGATTGATTTGGTGGGAAATCCCAGTTTAGCCAAAGATTGGGAAATCGCAGCGAGAATTCTGGTGATTGGGATGCGCGATGGAACCTTTACGGGGTATCGCTTGGGCCATTTTATTTCGGGGTCAACTAGGGATTTTCGGGGCGCTCGGCGAATTATTAATGGTTTAGATCGTGCCGGACTGATTGGGGCGATCGCCGAAGAGTATTACAGAGTTCTGTAG
- a CDS encoding glutaredoxin family protein, giving the protein MRLILYSKPGCHLCEGLQEKLEQVQKVAFELEVRDITTNDTWWQAYEYEIPVLVVDSTPPQRLPRLSPRGTVAQLEKMLAKYS; this is encoded by the coding sequence ATGCGCTTAATCTTATACAGTAAACCCGGCTGTCATCTCTGTGAGGGATTGCAGGAAAAGCTCGAACAAGTGCAGAAGGTTGCCTTTGAGTTAGAAGTTCGGGATATTACCACCAATGACACTTGGTGGCAGGCTTACGAATACGAAATACCGGTGTTGGTTGTCGATAGCACTCCCCCTCAGCGCTTACCCCGTCTCTCTCCTAGGGGAACAGTTGCCCAATTGGAGAAGATGTTAGCCAAATATAGCTAG
- a CDS encoding GFA family protein yields MKATGHCQCGAVTYSAEDVETDVYSCHCNICLRWTGGPGFAVSVGQVTFEGEANMSRFDSSEWAERGFCNRCGTHLFYRLKEGDQYMLWMGTFDDLTQFKLAGEIFIDKKPHLYDLAGDHPRLTGEEFMASISN; encoded by the coding sequence ATGAAAGCGACAGGACATTGCCAGTGTGGTGCAGTTACTTACTCCGCCGAAGATGTAGAAACTGATGTGTACAGTTGTCACTGTAATATCTGTCTGCGATGGACGGGTGGCCCTGGGTTTGCGGTAAGTGTGGGACAAGTCACCTTTGAGGGTGAGGCAAACATGAGTCGGTTCGATTCCTCAGAATGGGCCGAGCGCGGATTTTGTAATCGTTGTGGGACTCATTTGTTCTATCGCTTGAAAGAGGGCGATCAGTATATGCTGTGGATGGGAACTTTTGATGATTTAACTCAATTTAAGCTGGCGGGAGAAATTTTCATTGACAAGAAGCCCCACTTATACGATTTAGCAGGCGATCATCCACGGTTAACTGGGGAAGAATTTATGGCTTCAATAAGCAATTAA